One stretch of Argiope bruennichi chromosome 3, qqArgBrue1.1, whole genome shotgun sequence DNA includes these proteins:
- the LOC129963010 gene encoding 5-hydroxytryptamine receptor 2A-like, which produces MDVYVDVEISQPSGATLQKQSGPFGYRTKSGNFGWNSPEFSIYGIGNSSLLESTFYDSKTEFLEINISAEFLKEGYSSNGTCSWTACQVENGTAFLGDEDLSPEGRNWLFLLLCALVVAGGLGNILVCLAICLEKRLQNVTNYFLLSLAVADLLVCIAVMPFGILEGFLGYWPFDWTICSVWVSCDVLSCSSSIMHMCFISLGRYLGIRNPLKTRSSSKKIVMMKIVLVWLVSMVITSPITVLAMIDPTNIQPSPGSCAINNRFFFIFGSMFAFYIPMIIMVVTYVLTVRLLQRKAKFLAEKPSRRVPFIRRGRRSSPGSPMEGPTRNGNLPQPSSSNTCQHCGRCQSAEAICGDSKNLLSPNQNPRPSSSQGFIRIRVGGQSGHGQHNSRNSSQPQQQQLVPGMVRTLGTNQVMNEQKATKVLGIVFFCFVICWTPFFILNVLFAFVDPRKFHPYLATTFLWLGYVSSTINPIIYTVFNKTFKRAFWKLLTCKLHFSRHVSLNSNNDLATWAFRSANYTTKSGSPPDVYQESTMC; this is translated from the exons ATGGATGTGTACGTGGACGTAGAAATTTCCCAACCTTCAGGAGCAACCCTTCAGAAGCAATCCGGTCCATTTGGATACCGTACAAAATCGGGGAATTTCGGATGGAACTCGCCAGAATTCAGCATATACGGAATCGGCAACTCTTCATTGCTCGAGTCCACATTCTACGACAGCAAAACAGAATTTTTGGAGATTAACATCTCAGCAGAATTCTTGAAGGAAGGATACAGCTCAAATGGGACATGTTCTTGGACGGCTTGTCAGGTTGAAAACGGTACTGCATTTCTGGGGGACGAGGATCTGTCTCCAGAGGGAAGAAATTGGTTATTCTTGCTCCTGTGTGCCCTGGTGGTTGCCGGAGGATTGGGCAATATACTGGTATGCTTGGCAATATGTTTGGAAAAGAGGTTACAGAATGTGACGAATTATTTCTTGCTGTCTTTGGCCGTTGCTGATCTTCTAGTGTGCATCGCTGTCATGCCATTTGGGATCCTTGAAGGATTTCTAG GTTACTGGCCTTTCGATTGGACCATCTGCAGTGTCTGGGTATCATGCGATGTTCTTAGTTGCTCCTCTTCTATCATGCACATGTGTTTCATCTCTTTGGGCCGATACCTCGGCATTCGGAATCCACTTAAGACTCGCTCTAGCTCGAAAAAGATCGTTATGATGAAAATTGTCCTGGTCTGGTTGGTTTCCATGGTCATTACAAGCCCCATCACTGTGCTGGCCATGATTGATCCCACCAATATCCAACCCTCTCCTGGCAGTTGTGCTATCAACAACAGATTTTTCTTCATCTTTGGATCCATGTTCGCGTTCTATATTCCAATGATTATCATGGTGGTCACCTATGTGCTGACGGTGCGACTTCTGCAGAGAAAAGCCAAATTTTTGGCGGAAAAACCAAGCAGAAGAGTACCCTTTATACGCAGGGGTCGCAGGTCTTCCCCAGGTTCTCCCATGGAAGGTCCCACCAGAAACGGCAATCTTCCACAACCGTCATCTTCAAACACCTGTCAGCATTGTGGGCGATGTCAGTCTGCCGAGGCAATTTGTGGAGACTCAAAAAATTTGTTGAGTCCTAACCAAAACCCTAGACCATCCTCATCTCAAGGATTCATAAGAATTCGAGTCGGTGGTCAAAGTGGACATGGACAGCACAACAGTAGAAACTCCTCCCAGCCACAGCAGCAACAGCTGGTTCCAGGAATGGTCAGAACCTTAGGAACGAATCAAGTTATGAATGAACAGAAAGCTACCAAAGTATTGGGCATTGTGTTTTTCTGTTTTGTGATTTGCTGGACACCATTTTTCATACTGAATGTATTGTTCGCGTTTGTGGACCCCAGAAAGTTTCATCCTTATCTTGCTACGACTTTCTTGTGGCTGGGTTACGTGTCCTCCACAATTAATCCCATCATTTACACTGTTTTTAATAAGACTTTTAAGAGGGCATTTTGGAAATTGCTTACTTGCAAGCTTCATTTTAGCAGACATGTTAGTTTGAATTCTAACAACGATCTAGCTACCTGGGCTTTCAGATCGGCGAATTACACAACCAAATCGGGATCTCCGCCAGATGTCTACCAAGAGTCTACAATGTGTTAA